A region from the Vicia villosa cultivar HV-30 ecotype Madison, WI linkage group LG3, Vvil1.0, whole genome shotgun sequence genome encodes:
- the LOC131659285 gene encoding uncharacterized protein LOC131659285, whose translation MFPNIHKFVDLAAICLFMDKNPIPTLLADTYYSIHSRHGKRGAIRGCLPLLYKWFKSHLPASGPFVTSTQKWSQRIMGLTANDIVWYQFRTGISEVIIRCGNFGNVPLIGTRGCINYNPVLALRQLGYTMKNGPSDREIYQSVYFEKGADPVALEEIRKAWNNIHVGERSTLGAKNAIAMEPYTVWVKERVKTLLLPFQEVPLLYAQPPKISETMVSRERFDQVRVANLRLKEKDRDMDLKRYFLKQTKNELARELKTLKGESSQAKKRVRTEKDGIAVAAPTEDPQKVIEKTIKEEKEKLRREPPPELLDGVSNVLYIETLLFVYEPTRLRELL comes from the exons ATGTTTCCcaacattcacaagttcgttgattTGGCTGCTATATGTCTTTTTATGGACAAGAATCCAATACCCACCCTATTGGCTGACACATATTATTCCATTCACTCTCGGCATGGTAAAAGGGGGGCTATTCGAGGTTGCTTGCCGCTGTTATATAAATGGTTCAAATCTCACTTGCCTGCTAGTGGTCCGTTTGTTACCTCTACTCAGAAATGGTCTCAGAGAATCATGGGACTTACTGCAAACGACATCGTATGGTATCAATTCCGAACAGGCATATCTGAAGTCATTATTAGGTGTGGAAACTTTGGTAACGTCCCGCTCATTGGGACAAGAGGATGTATTAACTACAACCCAGTTCTAGCTCTTCGTCAGTTGGGCTATACCATGAAGAATGGGCCTTCGGATAGGGAGATTTACCAATCTGTGTACTTTGAAAAGGGAGCTGACCCTGTAGCGCTTGAGGAAATCAGGAAGGCCTGGAATAACATTCATGTAGGTGAGAGGTCCACTCTGGGAGCCAAGAATGCCATTGCTATGGAGCCCTACACCGTTTGGGTTAAGGAGAGAGTCAAGACACTTTTGTTGCCATTCCAGGAAGTTCCTCTCTTGTACGCACAACCTCCGAAGATATCAGAAACTATGGTATCAAGGGAACGTTTTGACCAGGTCCGCGTCGCCAATTTGAGACtgaaagagaaagatagagataTGGATTTGAAGCGCTATTTCCTTAAACAGACAAAGAATGAACTGGCCCGTGAACTCAAAACTCTCAAAGGAGAGTCTTCTCAAGCCAAGAAGAGGGTTAGAACTGAAAAGGACGGAATAGCTGTTGCTGCTCCTACTGAAGACCCTCAAAAGGTTATAGAAAAGACTataaaggaagaaaaagagaagCTCAGACGAGA ACCACCACCAGAgttgttggatggggtctctaATGTTCTCTATATTGAAACATTGTTATTTGTGTATGAACCTACTCGCCTTAGGG